Proteins encoded together in one Desulfosporosinus meridiei DSM 13257 window:
- a CDS encoding acyltransferase, which yields MIHSRANHGKPGMIEEIGYLRGFGVLAVIAIHTTGYFTEVKEFNTLVLVNLWTDIFSQFAVPLFVMISGFVLAKNYYGKFSLGVYYRKRMRSIVPQYFLFSVLYTAFNNWIVMNNNSWGKNLELIAKNIWQAEASYHLWFFSIIIQLYLLYPLIVKLYAFFRQRDKAGLLVVIFLVIQTAYMVGIHSSYLAGTKLNFMGFLFYFSLGLYWQDYFSTYKKNFNLPISILFAMSLALTLGCSFFIIIGLKTGHSYSTIPEYFFMGPELIYPAFRTITFLLLFAVSSSLLEKKKSVIARVINKIGDYSFGIYLIHIFFNQSAIKFLRNYQIDFDNWAFYIIVFAVTLILSYISVRLISFIPYSYYLIGSQNKKR from the coding sequence ATGATTCATAGCAGAGCTAATCATGGCAAACCGGGTATGATCGAAGAAATCGGCTATTTAAGAGGGTTTGGGGTTTTGGCGGTCATAGCCATTCACACAACCGGTTATTTTACGGAAGTCAAAGAGTTTAATACCCTGGTATTAGTGAATTTATGGACAGATATCTTTTCTCAATTTGCCGTGCCCTTGTTTGTGATGATATCGGGATTTGTATTAGCCAAGAACTATTATGGTAAGTTTTCGTTAGGAGTTTATTACAGAAAAAGAATGCGTTCAATTGTTCCGCAGTACTTTTTGTTTTCTGTCTTATATACAGCCTTTAACAATTGGATTGTTATGAATAACAACTCGTGGGGCAAGAATCTTGAATTAATTGCTAAAAATATTTGGCAGGCGGAAGCCTCCTATCACTTATGGTTTTTTTCAATCATCATCCAATTATACCTTCTCTACCCTCTAATCGTAAAACTATATGCTTTTTTCAGGCAGAGAGACAAAGCGGGATTGCTGGTTGTAATATTCTTAGTTATCCAGACTGCTTATATGGTTGGTATTCATTCTTCCTATTTGGCAGGGACAAAGCTGAACTTTATGGGCTTTCTTTTCTATTTTAGTTTGGGGCTTTATTGGCAGGACTATTTTTCGACCTATAAAAAAAACTTTAACCTGCCGATTTCCATCTTATTTGCCATGTCCCTGGCTTTAACATTAGGATGCAGCTTTTTCATTATAATTGGCTTAAAGACAGGGCATTCCTATAGTACAATACCGGAATACTTCTTTATGGGGCCGGAACTGATCTACCCGGCATTTAGAACGATAACATTTCTCCTGCTTTTCGCTGTTTCAAGCAGCCTTTTGGAAAAAAAGAAAAGTGTCATTGCCAGAGTCATTAATAAAATTGGAGATTATTCTTTTGGGATATACTTAATCCATATCTTTTTCAATCAATCAGCTATAAAATTTCTCAGGAACTATCAAATAGATTTTGATAACTGGGCTTTTTACATAATTGTTTTTGCAGTCACACTTATTCTAAGTTATATTAGTGTAAGATTGATCAGTTTTATTCCCTATAGTTATTATTTAATAGGATCCCAGAACAAGAAGAGATGA